A genomic segment from Gavia stellata isolate bGavSte3 chromosome 6, bGavSte3.hap2, whole genome shotgun sequence encodes:
- the CDV3 gene encoding protein CDV3 homolog isoform X3: MAETEERSLDDFFAKRDKKKRKEKSSRGAAAASSASNAASNAAGAAAAAGGTRPADGSGSGAAASNAGSAKTVTKEEDDWKEFEQKEEIDYSGLRVQSMQISSEKDDDESEKREEPGDSWEETGGGVDRSSGPWNKSAPAPAPVVEPIVTETPEPVQTGGVYRPPGAREGGRPRRAQQGPPEIYSDTQFPSLQSTAKLVDSRKDKEMEKSFEVVKHKTRGRDEVSKNQALKLQLDNQYAVLGDQ; the protein is encoded by the exons ATGGCGGAGACCGAGGAGAGGAGCCTCGACGACTTCTTCGCCAAGCGGGACAAGAAGAAGCGGAAGGAGAAGAGCAGCCGAggggccgccgccgcttccAGCGCCTCCAACGCCGCCTCTAAtgccgcgggggcggccgcggcggcgggcggaaCCCGCCCGGCTGACGGCAGCGGCTCCGGGGCCGCCGCCTCCAACGCCGGCTCCGCCAAGACGGTGACCAAG GAAGAGGATGATTGGAAGGAGTttgagcaaaaggaagaaattgatTATAGTGGTCTTAGAGTTCAGTCCATGCAAATAAG CAG tgaaaaagatgatgatgaaagtgaaaaaagagaagaacctggtgacagctgggaggagacTGGCGGTGGTGTAGACAGATCATCTGGTCCTTGGAACAAGTCAGCTCCTGCACCAGCACCTGTTGTTGAACCAATTG TTACAGAAACCCCAGAACCAGTTCAGACTGGTGGTGTATACAGGCCGCCTGGTGCCAGGGAGGGCGGCAGGCCACGGAGAGCACAGCAAGGACCACCAGAAATCTATAGTGATACACAGTTTCCATCACTGCAGTCCACTGCCAAGCTTGTAGACAGTCGAAA ggataaagaaatggagaagagcTTTGAAGTAGTAAAACACAAAACTAGAGGTAGGGATGAGGTATCAAAAAACCAGGCACTTAAACTTCAGCTAGACAACCAGTATGCTGTGCTTGGGGATCAGTAG
- the CDV3 gene encoding protein CDV3 homolog isoform X2 yields MAETEERSLDDFFAKRDKKKRKEKSSRGAAAASSASNAASNAAGAAAAAGGTRPADGSGSGAAASNAGSAKTVTKEEDDWKEFEQKEEIDYSGLRVQSMQISEKDDDESEKREEPGDSWEETGGGVDRSSGPWNKSAPAPAPVVEPIVTETPEPVQTGGVYRPPGAREGGRPRRAQQGPPEIYSDTQFPSLQSTAKLVDSRKDKEMEKSFEVVKHKTRGRDEVSKNQALKLQLDNQYAVLGDQ; encoded by the exons ATGGCGGAGACCGAGGAGAGGAGCCTCGACGACTTCTTCGCCAAGCGGGACAAGAAGAAGCGGAAGGAGAAGAGCAGCCGAggggccgccgccgcttccAGCGCCTCCAACGCCGCCTCTAAtgccgcgggggcggccgcggcggcgggcggaaCCCGCCCGGCTGACGGCAGCGGCTCCGGGGCCGCCGCCTCCAACGCCGGCTCCGCCAAGACGGTGACCAAG GAAGAGGATGATTGGAAGGAGTttgagcaaaaggaagaaattgatTATAGTGGTCTTAGAGTTCAGTCCATGCAAATAAG tgaaaaagatgatgatgaaagtgaaaaaagagaagaacctggtgacagctgggaggagacTGGCGGTGGTGTAGACAGATCATCTGGTCCTTGGAACAAGTCAGCTCCTGCACCAGCACCTGTTGTTGAACCAATTG TTACAGAAACCCCAGAACCAGTTCAGACTGGTGGTGTATACAGGCCGCCTGGTGCCAGGGAGGGCGGCAGGCCACGGAGAGCACAGCAAGGACCACCAGAAATCTATAGTGATACACAGTTTCCATCACTGCAGTCCACTGCCAAGCTTGTAGACAGTCGAAA ggataaagaaatggagaagagcTTTGAAGTAGTAAAACACAAAACTAGAGGTAGGGATGAGGTATCAAAAAACCAGGCACTTAAACTTCAGCTAGACAACCAGTATGCTGTGCTTGGGGATCAGTAG
- the CDV3 gene encoding protein CDV3 homolog isoform X1, with translation MAETEERSLDDFFAKRDKKKRKEKSSRGAAAASSASNAASNAAGAAAAAGGTRPADGSGSGAAASNAGSAKTVTKVRPGGGGGVRAGPLRRGGGGGRVTASSAGPGGAFLPAGGAATKEEDDWKEFEQKEEIDYSGLRVQSMQISEKDDDESEKREEPGDSWEETGGGVDRSSGPWNKSAPAPAPVVEPIVTETPEPVQTGGVYRPPGAREGGRPRRAQQGPPEIYSDTQFPSLQSTAKLVDSRKDKEMEKSFEVVKHKTRGRDEVSKNQALKLQLDNQYAVLGDQ, from the exons ATGGCGGAGACCGAGGAGAGGAGCCTCGACGACTTCTTCGCCAAGCGGGACAAGAAGAAGCGGAAGGAGAAGAGCAGCCGAggggccgccgccgcttccAGCGCCTCCAACGCCGCCTCTAAtgccgcgggggcggccgcggcggcgggcggaaCCCGCCCGGCTGACGGCAGCGGCTCCGGGGCCGCCGCCTCCAACGCCGGCTCCGCCAAGACGGTGACCAAGGTGCGGCCGGGCGGAGGTGGGGGGGTGAGAGCGGGGCCGCTCCGTCGGGGCGGCGGTGGGGGAAGGGTCACGGCTTCCTCTGCCGGCCCGGGCGGCGCCTTCCTGCCGGCagggggcgccgcc ACCAAG GAAGAGGATGATTGGAAGGAGTttgagcaaaaggaagaaattgatTATAGTGGTCTTAGAGTTCAGTCCATGCAAATAAG tgaaaaagatgatgatgaaagtgaaaaaagagaagaacctggtgacagctgggaggagacTGGCGGTGGTGTAGACAGATCATCTGGTCCTTGGAACAAGTCAGCTCCTGCACCAGCACCTGTTGTTGAACCAATTG TTACAGAAACCCCAGAACCAGTTCAGACTGGTGGTGTATACAGGCCGCCTGGTGCCAGGGAGGGCGGCAGGCCACGGAGAGCACAGCAAGGACCACCAGAAATCTATAGTGATACACAGTTTCCATCACTGCAGTCCACTGCCAAGCTTGTAGACAGTCGAAA ggataaagaaatggagaagagcTTTGAAGTAGTAAAACACAAAACTAGAGGTAGGGATGAGGTATCAAAAAACCAGGCACTTAAACTTCAGCTAGACAACCAGTATGCTGTGCTTGGGGATCAGTAG